The following are encoded in a window of Salinibacter ruber DSM 13855 genomic DNA:
- a CDS encoding endonuclease/exonuclease/phosphatase family protein, translating into MPSVRPLRPDLVLALLAALAFSSLGTMGAWAQETPAPQRDRPDSLTVMTYNVLYATPDTGTVRAIEAVDPDVVALQEISEPRLRHIADELDYYFHHSDEHEANEEDTGLLSRYPISRPTRYGALLYLTVDDPIRIANVHLSPYPYEPYALRDDEMTPREAVAQARKTRSPEIKPVLDALSKSVQEDVPTFLMGDFNEPSHLDWTPAAAEAGLHLGLEVPWPTSRAVTERGFRDAFRVAHPDEVKRPGYTWTTLTGDPDEVHDRIDFIYVAGASVSVETAYTVGLRDASPTDRSVSGYPSDHRSVVTTVSLAPSPSDP; encoded by the coding sequence ATGCCCTCGGTTCGCCCGCTCCGGCCCGATCTCGTGCTCGCGCTCCTCGCGGCCCTCGCGTTCTCCTCGCTGGGGACGATGGGGGCCTGGGCCCAGGAGACCCCCGCGCCTCAGCGCGACCGGCCGGATTCGCTGACGGTAATGACGTACAACGTGCTCTACGCCACACCCGACACCGGCACCGTCCGCGCCATCGAAGCGGTCGACCCGGACGTGGTGGCGCTGCAAGAAATCAGCGAGCCTCGGCTCCGCCACATTGCCGACGAACTGGACTACTACTTTCACCACAGCGACGAGCACGAGGCGAATGAGGAGGACACCGGCCTGCTCAGTCGGTATCCCATCTCCCGCCCCACACGGTACGGGGCCCTCTTGTACCTGACGGTCGACGATCCCATCCGCATCGCCAACGTCCACCTGAGCCCGTATCCCTATGAGCCCTACGCCCTCCGGGACGACGAGATGACGCCGCGGGAGGCGGTGGCCCAGGCCCGGAAGACCCGATCCCCTGAAATCAAGCCGGTGCTCGACGCGCTGTCAAAGTCTGTACAGGAGGACGTGCCGACGTTTCTGATGGGGGACTTCAACGAGCCCTCGCACCTCGACTGGACCCCTGCGGCCGCCGAGGCCGGCCTCCATCTCGGCCTCGAAGTGCCGTGGCCCACCTCCCGTGCGGTCACCGAACGCGGCTTTCGGGACGCATTCCGCGTGGCCCACCCGGATGAAGTGAAGCGTCCCGGATACACCTGGACGACCCTTACCGGAGATCCGGACGAGGTGCACGACCGCATCGACTTCATCTACGTGGCGGGCGCGTCGGTGAGCGTCGAGACGGCCTACACGGTCGGCCTGCGCGACGCGTCCCCGACGGACCGCTCGGTTTCGGGGTATCCGTCGGACCATCGGAGCGTGGTCACGACGGTGTCCCTGGCCCCGTCGCCGTCCGACCCGTGA
- a CDS encoding NAD(P)/FAD-dependent oxidoreductase, whose product MSLEVGMVGAGAGAAAATYALCTARPDVEVTVFEKSRGLCGRAAARRRDGTVYEYGANYLKDAGGRVSSLIADTFDTGLVEVNGPIWTFDADGTVSEGRDGDARRWTYEDGITRLAKHLFGATGAAIRRGTRIAALHPDDGWHLTTMDGSTHGPFDALLLNPPAPQTAGLLDETGIDAVDRLGEAAGAVEYRTVWTAVLGYDFEVDVPYYALVNADKDHEVGWIGREECKPGHVPEGRSVLVVQASPAWSTKRYDAPPEDNVADLARHAAAIIGDGRLTAPDWTDHQGWRYALPDDGLREDPRRGAAHEGVYVTGDWVAGAARLHAAIRSGLETGEQMASTLADE is encoded by the coding sequence ATGAGCCTCGAAGTGGGCATGGTCGGCGCCGGGGCCGGGGCGGCGGCGGCGACGTACGCCCTTTGCACCGCCCGCCCCGACGTCGAGGTCACGGTCTTTGAGAAGTCGCGGGGCCTGTGTGGCCGCGCCGCTGCCCGACGCCGGGACGGGACGGTCTACGAGTACGGCGCGAATTACCTCAAGGACGCTGGGGGCCGCGTCAGCTCTCTGATTGCCGATACGTTCGACACGGGGCTCGTAGAGGTGAACGGTCCCATCTGGACCTTCGACGCCGACGGCACTGTCTCAGAGGGGCGCGACGGGGACGCGCGGCGGTGGACGTACGAAGACGGAATCACGCGCCTGGCCAAGCATCTCTTCGGCGCAACCGGCGCGGCGATCAGGCGCGGGACGCGGATCGCGGCCCTCCACCCCGACGACGGCTGGCACCTCACGACGATGGACGGCAGCACGCACGGGCCGTTCGACGCGCTTCTCCTGAATCCGCCCGCGCCGCAGACGGCAGGGCTCCTGGACGAGACCGGGATTGACGCCGTGGATCGCCTCGGCGAGGCGGCCGGCGCGGTGGAGTACCGAACGGTCTGGACCGCCGTCCTCGGGTACGACTTCGAGGTCGACGTGCCCTACTACGCACTGGTCAACGCCGACAAGGACCACGAGGTCGGCTGGATCGGGCGCGAAGAGTGCAAGCCCGGACACGTGCCGGAGGGCAGATCGGTCCTCGTCGTGCAGGCGAGCCCTGCGTGGTCAACAAAGCGGTACGACGCCCCCCCAGAGGACAACGTTGCGGACCTCGCCCGACACGCCGCGGCCATCATTGGCGACGGGCGCCTCACCGCCCCCGACTGGACGGACCACCAAGGCTGGCGGTACGCACTGCCTGACGACGGCCTCCGGGAGGACCCGCGGCGAGGAGCCGCCCACGAAGGCGTGTACGTGACGGGCGACTGGGTGGCAGGGGCGGCGCGCCTCCACGCCGCAATCCGAAGCGGCCTGGAGACGGGCGAGCAGATGGCGTCCACCCTGGCCGATGAATGA
- a CDS encoding SusD/RagB family nutrient-binding outer membrane lipoprotein, whose amino-acid sequence MAVASTGCDSRFEDVNDNPNEPKEVTPNLLLPDIIRGSVNTSVNTAHTTGNLVLQYTAKVSFATEIDRYNWAGVGYWQPLYGDLRNVEDMIQIAQERDQPQYEGVGLVLKSWIFSMLTNAYGDVPYSESVAVQEGIETPKYDRQEAIYRGMLADLRRANELLTPGSGSIQGDILYDGDLMKWKKLANSLRLRLLMRLSEKDISLNLDGGDVPVSQAFQSITSAPDAAPVFTSNDDNAALEYLDSRPNEWPRHTSRIGTFRTFRLSETLTDTLKHFDDPRLSVFGDPTAASVEDGSPKFVGVPNGLTNDASDGFNGGRDFQSGLNFTRYYDEPDAAKGLIMTYAEVLFLKAEAAERGWISSDAQTHYREAVKASFEQYGQSTPPGYFGQAGVSYPTNNSAQARERIGTQKWIALFYTGLEGWFNWRRTGIPDIDPSVDNVNGDEIPVRFRYPESEQSLNADNYQAALDRQGPNSINTEMWLLE is encoded by the coding sequence GTGGCTGTGGCCAGCACGGGCTGCGACAGTCGATTCGAAGACGTAAACGACAACCCGAACGAGCCCAAAGAAGTGACGCCCAACCTTCTGCTTCCAGACATCATCCGGGGCTCGGTCAACACCTCCGTGAATACGGCCCATACCACCGGCAACCTGGTGCTTCAGTACACCGCCAAGGTGTCGTTCGCCACCGAGATTGACCGGTACAACTGGGCCGGGGTCGGCTACTGGCAGCCCCTGTACGGCGACCTTCGAAACGTAGAAGACATGATCCAGATCGCCCAGGAACGAGACCAGCCCCAGTACGAAGGGGTCGGGCTCGTGCTCAAGTCCTGGATTTTCTCGATGCTCACCAATGCGTACGGGGACGTGCCCTATTCCGAGTCGGTGGCGGTCCAGGAAGGCATTGAGACACCGAAATACGACCGACAGGAGGCCATTTACCGGGGCATGCTTGCCGACCTTCGGCGGGCAAACGAGCTGCTCACGCCGGGCAGCGGCTCCATCCAGGGCGATATCCTGTACGACGGCGACCTGATGAAGTGGAAGAAGCTCGCCAACTCCCTGCGGCTGCGCCTCCTGATGCGACTCTCCGAGAAAGACATTTCGCTCAACCTGGACGGGGGCGACGTGCCCGTGTCCCAGGCCTTCCAATCCATCACCAGCGCCCCGGACGCGGCGCCCGTCTTCACGTCCAACGACGACAACGCGGCGCTGGAGTACCTCGACTCGCGCCCGAACGAGTGGCCCCGCCACACGTCACGGATCGGGACGTTCCGGACCTTCAGGCTGAGCGAGACGCTCACCGACACCCTGAAGCACTTCGACGACCCGCGTCTGTCGGTCTTCGGCGATCCGACCGCCGCCTCCGTCGAGGATGGGAGCCCCAAGTTTGTGGGGGTACCGAACGGGTTAACCAACGATGCGTCCGACGGCTTTAACGGGGGGCGTGACTTCCAGTCCGGCCTCAATTTCACTCGCTACTACGACGAGCCGGACGCCGCGAAAGGGCTCATCATGACCTACGCGGAGGTCCTGTTCCTGAAGGCCGAGGCGGCCGAGCGGGGTTGGATTTCGTCGGACGCCCAGACGCACTACCGCGAGGCCGTCAAGGCGTCTTTTGAGCAGTACGGGCAGTCGACGCCACCCGGATACTTCGGGCAAGCGGGCGTCTCGTACCCGACCAACAACTCGGCACAGGCCCGGGAGCGGATCGGAACGCAGAAATGGATCGCGCTCTTTTACACCGGCCTGGAGGGGTGGTTCAACTGGCGGCGCACGGGCATTCCGGACATCGATCCGTCCGTTGACAACGTCAACGGCGACGAAATTCCGGTTCGGTTCCGCTACCCCGAGAGCGAACAGTCGTTGAACGCCGACAACTACCAGGCGGCACTCGACCGCCAGGGCCCCAACAGCATCAATACCGAGATGTGGCTCCTTGAGTAG